The sequence TATGTAAATTAAAGCGACATAGGTagttttgtgaaattttgttagaAGCTGAGAATTGATTATTAGAAGTTGTCCCAAACAATATCATGTTTAGGCAGTGTTTGATCAGAGAGCTTTTGACTCCCAAACGTACACTACCTTAGCCTCTTTTGCTTGTTTCGTATCAGTTAATGAATTATACATCTGTGCGGATTAATTTTCCAGTTGATTAATGTCTTCTCGTGACCTTATATATATCTAGATAAAATTAACCCAAATTTAAGAGTCAAACAACTTACACCACATGCACAAGAATACATCATTGATACAAGAGATATAAAAAGTAAAAATGAAGCAAATTAACCTTAACATTTCCAGCCTCTTTAATAGCAGCAATGATCTTCACTTGATCAGCAACCTGAAATAGACCAACAGTGGATATGACCACATCCACTTGCTTTATAGCCTTCACCAAACTCTCGTGATCATTCAAATCACCCTGCATATAAAAATGGAAGTCCCCAATTAATCAAGAATATACCTCGATCGATCCACGGAAAATAAGAGAAGCAATATTCTTTTATCAAAGTAAATACAAAAACGCAATTAGTACAATAAGAATGGCGACACCAGAGTTCTTGAAACCTTTCACGATTTTGCTTTTAACAGGATCAGAAACGGTGCTCTCTCTGAACAAAGCAAACGTGGGGTGGCCGGATTTGGCACTTGCTTCCAATACGAATTTGCCTATGGACCCTGTTCCTCCGATTATCAGAATCTTGCTCCTCTCGCCCATCTTCTtgcttcttttgtttttttggtcAACTCAAGTACTTGTGATAAAGAGATGTAATTACTTGATATTAATTAAAGAATATATGTGGTGCTATGTTGCGTCTCGTGTAAGCCTATATATACACAACTCACGATATATAATAtaggttttattttcttttattttatcaaatgTAATGAGAAGGCTATATTTAGGATAATATCATATTTAAATTGAACAATCAATACATGTGCGGTACTCCATTAATTTTTTATCAATACATTTTTCATGAtctattattaaatatatatataccttaGGGTACTAACTTAATTACGCACACTCGACAAAAAGCCATTTCATTTTTcacaaatttgttaaaaaaaattcataatcatttatttttagagTTTGCAAACACTATCTATCGTTGCAAATCTATGTTAGAGTAGGATGACAATTTTCTCCGAACCCGATTAAATAAATGGGTATGGGGATCTCGTATATGGGTATGGAGGGGATGTAGTGATATCCTACACATACCCAACCCGATACccgattaaatataatataaatataaatgtatatttatttacatattaatttatattaaataaatgctgatttaattttttttttttgttgaattatgttagttggatttaacaataaaaattattaatataaatctaACGCTATTATGTACGATAATAATgttaagataaattatttacaatattttgttattttttataattcttAGGTTATTAGTTTATTGATTTCTTCtatctttcatttttttcttatttttctcttataaatttgatataaaatatgataaataatcatatttttaacaaaataattcaaatttgaacAAATGTATTTGTATGGGGTAGAGAGATAAATGGGAGATGAGTAGGGTATGGATATCCGATACTCCGACGAGTATGAGGACGAGGATGAAATACCCGACGGGTATGAGTATGGGTATATATGGAGATGGATTTAATAAATCGGTATGGGGATGGATACGTGATATCCTACTCATATCCGACTCATTGTCATTCTTAGGCTAGACGATCGCTCACGTATTTGACCAATATTGTCGATTAGTTTAACTGAAGTATTGGCATGAGTACTTTTTGGATGATGAATTTCATTATGATCAAGATCACGTTCAGATCAATTGAGTTCTAAGCATAATGAATGTGATCAATTACATTGTATATACACGAGATAATAGTGACCATTATTCATTCATTGCCTTTTAGGCATGCCAACAATTTGGGTCTAGGTATAAATTATCTTATCTAGTCCCAAgtttttttgtcatattatttatccatctttcaaatatttatctcacatcaatcaaatcattaattatttattttacatcaatcaaatcatttaatttaaattgctatattatttttataaataatattatttatattttattaattattaaaaggataaaataataatttactatttttatataaaatataatcaattcaatcaaacaaactataatctatcagttaaatcaaatcttatattaactatctttttttatttattttttattacaatatattacatatctctatattatttatcttatcacTCACTTCAAACGGACCTTGGAGTACTATTGTATTATTCAAATAAACGCTAACACTCCCGCTGTCATTTCATTCGATGGCTTGAGTTCAAGAATTTTCCTTCTCGCtaatcacttttaaaaaaaaaaataaaaaaaacatttaggaaattaaagaaagaaaaagaagattTCAAATTCACGTTctatcttaaaattcaaacataacTTTTCTTTCTGGCTAGTCTATTATATCAaagtaaatatttaaaatatatagtcattgataaatataatataaataaatatttcggCATATCAAATATATCACTTGGTCAATTGACCTCATTCGTGTGCCACGTATATCCGATTATGAAATATATAGTTGTATTTTATTGGTGgatgaaatatatttttggttttgttaataatgaattatatttgtatttttactcatgtaacttgcatttttttttatttttggtcatattaattataaatttgtcaTTTTATTCCTATAACTTTATgttgttttcattttttatcattaaaattttatttgctTTCATTTTCGGTTTTTTTTATGACCTCAGTAAAAGATAGAatccaattaaaaaaaatcaaaaaataaaaataacatacaagTTAAAAGGATAAAAAATGGAAGCAAATACTACAAATGAAAATAAACCATAGCATGACCAAAattgaaaggaaaaaaaaaccaaTAACAAGACAAAAAATATGGTCTCCCTTCATGGGTGAAATATACATTTTCTATtagatattaattaattattcgaTTGATTAAAATTGTTCATGTTATAATAAGTGGTTAGAAGTTAAAAAGGGGTTTCAAATTCATAATGATAAATTTACTAGTTTTTATGTTTAAATCTatttgacaatagatttcaaatcTCAACCTCTTATTTTTTAATCCAGATTTCAAATTCACGGTAATATGTATCCTCTCAAATCATCCCTTCAAAGTCCTTTAGGTTGTGTTTGGATTATTGAattgtttaaaatatattttaatgtatttttgttgtttaaagAGAATTCCATAAATTTCATATTTACACATTGAATGCTTCTATGAGTAGTATTTCTTATTAATTGAGATAAATTCAAGTCCACAACTTAATAATATCGTTTgaaattcattttatttttttattataaatagtaaaaaaaaaaatcaagatgtagatttaagattaaatataTTGTTTCGTTCTAAacaataaatcaatcaaaattaaACTCATTGATTTCAAATTCATTAACCCAAACGTAACCTTAAATTCGAAATCCTCTAAATGTGCCATACCCTCTTTGGCAAATTAACACACCATCTTCTCATCTTTTACTtggatttttttgtaaaaatgaatatctttacTTGGCCTTTGATTAAGTGATTGCTGACCATATGCTGCACAATCTCACATGATTTTATATTTTCTTTGAGTGGAATTAAACTCTCGATCTATTACATGCTTCTAGGGGTACTGTCTGATGCTAAgttataaatacaattaattgcGCCATGAGTATTATTTTATGTctaatgtatttttttattactcatattatatataacatattCATGTCATTTGATTATATATCTTGTTCTATGcattaaaaatttcaataatttttttggaaaatataatcaaaatacattttgccaaatttttagaaattctggtttcaacaacaggcAATTAACTGGAAGCTTCGTGTAGAATTTAGGCAAAGTTGTTATGGCATTTCCACATAGGGgaaaaaaggaaaataaatCTCTGTTTTTCAATGGAGTATTATATGAGTCTCGCGGTTTTTAGTAATTCTTTTTATACAAATCAAATTTATGAGGTCATCATAAGTTTGATATAATATCTTTTTGTCCTTCTGATTCTAGGAATCTTgatctcaaatatatatatatatatatatatatatacaagtcAATGTTCAGTTCTTTAATTTGCATTTCATGATAAAGGAACACAACAGGTGACATGCATGGTTTTTAATATTCATTGTAAGATTGGAAATTTATCGCTTTACGAAAAGTTCATGTTGCTAACGCAGTCGGAAGAAGATAGTAAGGCATTTGGTTAACAGAATTAATCAGATTTACTTGTTTTCTAAGTTGTATACTCAAAACGGAGATTGAgtagaaataaagaaataagcaGACAAACGCACATTTattcattaatattaataataattaacacACAACAATAACACAGGCAACAAACAGTACACATACTGTAACACCACCATGAAGGAAGATTTAATTCTCAAACAAATTGATCAAGAAACTCTTCCACCGTTTTGTATTCAACTTCTGGATAGAGCTCCGTGGCCTCAACCCCGAACGACGGCTCGATCTCGAAGTATGTCTGATCCCCCTTAACATAGATCGAGTGGTTGATTGAGAGTAAGACGTTGGCAGGGAATggagtttcagaaatttgtTTCAAGACTTGTTCTTCGGGAACATATTCTTTCTCCAGTGTTTTACCAATCTTCTTCTCCCATAACGCAACAAGGTGGTTGAATGAATAGATATTCTTGTGTGGCTTGATGTACAGAACCTTGTTCAATGTTCTTGGATCATCAGCTGCTTTGATCGTATATGTCCCGATATCGTGCTCATAATTGAAGACAACTGCGAATTATAAGCGAGGACAAATATATACCAAGAAAGACAACATCAGAATATATATATGGTCAAATTTGTAATTCTTTGATCGATGGATGATTGATTTTGTGTGAGGACTCTGCTATTTGAATGATACCTTTAGCGTTACCATCTCCTAAGATGATGACTTTATCTCTGGGAGGAGCAGTGGCGCCTGGTTGAGATAGCGTCGGGAGCGAATAGCCCGCGAAATAGTTGGAAGACACATAGGTATAAGGTATTCCCTCTGCTTCAATTGCTCTGCGGATTTGAGCTTTAATTTCGAATGCAGACTTTGCTGGTCCAACAGCACGAGTGCGATCTACATCATTCCCGAATTCCGAAGGCAAGAATCTCTACAACGTATATACAACAAAATTGGCTTGTATATATATACGAATAAAACTTCTAAGCATAATGATCAATTACAGCAAAGCGAGGACAAATACGAAGAAAGAAGATGAAGCCAATTACCTTAACATTTCCAGCCTCTTTAATAGCAGCAATGATCTTCACTTGATCAGCCAACTGAGAGTGGCCAACTGTGGATATGACCACATCCACTTGCTTTATAGCCTTCACCAAACTCTCGTGATCATTCAAATCACCCTGCATATAATTAAAAGCAAATTAAAGGGTCCaatccaatcaattaatatcaCCCGATGGAGCATGAAAGAAGCAATCTTTTAATGGATACGGAATTTGATCCAAGTAAATACAAAGACGTGCATACAATAAGAATGGTGACACCAGAGTTCTTGAAATCTTCCACGATTTTGCCTTTAACAGGATCAGAAATGGTGCTCTCTCTGAACAAAGCAAACGTGGGGTGGCCGGATTTGGCGCTTGCTTCCAACACGAATTTGCCGATGTAGCCTGTTCCTCCGATTATCAGAATCTTGCTCCTCTCGGCCATTTTCTTGATTTACTTTTTTAGACTCAGAAGTTGTGGGAAAGAGAAGTAGTTAGCACTTAGTTGTAAAGAACAAGTGGCGTTGTCTTGCGTCTCGTGTAGTCTTTATATATACACAAGGCAATTCATTCTATAtacaggttttttttttttagtacactatatattttattttatgaataatattatatgTATAATATCTCAAAAATTACGTATGGTTATacgttatttttaaaattataaaattataattatatttgaaataattttataatttgaaaaataacgTATAATAGTAAATGATGTTAATTGTATAttcaatatgatatttttattttattttttttatcgagACAAATTAAAAGGGCACTATCCTTTTTTTAGAAGCCT comes from Henckelia pumila isolate YLH828 chromosome 4, ASM3356847v2, whole genome shotgun sequence and encodes:
- the LOC140894798 gene encoding isoflavone reductase-like protein, whose product is MAERSKILIIGGTGYIGKFVLEASAKSGHPTFALFRESTISDPVKGKIVEDFKNSGVTILIGDLNDHESLVKAIKQVDVVISTVGHSQLADQVKIIAAIKEAGNVKRFLPSEFGNDVDRTRAVGPAKSAFEIKAQIRRAIEAEGIPYTYVSSNYFAGYSLPTLSQPGATAPPRDKVIILGDGNAKVVFNYEHDIGTYTIKAADDPRTLNKVLYIKPHKNIYSFNHLVALWEKKIGKTLEKEYVPEEQVLKQISETPFPANVLLSINHSIYVKGDQTYFEIEPSFGVEATELYPEVEYKTVEEFLDQFV